From the Candidatus Bathyarchaeota archaeon A05DMB-5 genome, one window contains:
- a CDS encoding asparaginase → MVVHGGAGTWQPERSQPGLEGVKRAARTGFEILNNGGSAVDSVMEAVAVMEDDGAFNAGYGSTLNIEKQAEMEASIMDGKTLQAGAASLLKDIKNPVRLARIVMEKTDHVFVAGEGAEKLAEIFNLERRSPITELRLKYHEQQKKILLEGKFELPKLYGLVKNHPEFFELETVGAVALDKDGNVAAATSTGGFPLKLPGRIGDSPLIGCGTYADNQAGACSATGVGEIAIRLVLAKTVCNYIEMGKNAQEAVESAISLVNKRMTATYNSMGLIAVDTKGRFGAAHNSPNMCWAYQTPETKETVASLTAKIVK, encoded by the coding sequence ATCGTAGTTCACGGTGGAGCCGGCACGTGGCAACCAGAACGTAGCCAACCAGGGTTGGAAGGAGTTAAAAGAGCGGCAAGAACTGGTTTTGAAATTTTGAATAATGGCGGTAGCGCGGTTGACAGCGTGATGGAAGCTGTTGCAGTCATGGAAGATGACGGCGCGTTTAACGCAGGTTATGGGTCGACCTTAAACATTGAAAAGCAAGCGGAAATGGAAGCGTCAATTATGGATGGGAAAACGTTGCAAGCCGGCGCTGCAAGTCTTTTAAAAGACATTAAAAACCCTGTCCGTTTGGCAAGAATAGTTATGGAAAAAACAGACCATGTTTTCGTGGCTGGTGAAGGCGCAGAAAAACTCGCCGAGATTTTCAACCTTGAGAGAAGAAGCCCAATAACGGAGCTCAGACTCAAATATCATGAGCAACAGAAGAAAATCCTTCTTGAAGGCAAGTTTGAACTGCCAAAACTGTATGGGCTAGTTAAAAATCACCCAGAATTTTTCGAGCTTGAAACCGTAGGCGCCGTTGCACTAGACAAAGACGGAAATGTCGCAGCGGCAACTTCAACCGGCGGATTTCCATTAAAACTTCCAGGAAGAATAGGCGATTCACCGTTAATAGGATGCGGCACATACGCGGACAATCAAGCAGGAGCATGCTCAGCCACAGGTGTTGGCGAAATAGCCATACGGCTTGTTCTGGCAAAAACAGTTTGCAATTACATTGAAATGGGAAAAAACGCACAAGAAGCTGTCGAGTCAGCCATAAGTCTCGTAAACAAGAGAATGACAGCCACTTACAATTCCATGGGATTAATCGCGGTTGACACCAAAGGAAGATTTGGCGCAGCCCACAACTCACCAAACATGTGCTGGGCATACCAAACGCC
- a CDS encoding RNA methyltransferase, with product MLRDFNLLATTSRGNEDEACSELWYLLGEVGDSAATVDKTGVAGLIVAKTAFNPFEVIEKLHKILHERPYEFRYTLRIIPIEKVVRTDLGAIQKVATELSTKIMKNETFRVTVEKRFTETSTRDIIENAAANIERKVDLNKPDKILLIEVVGGLTGISVIKPDEILAVIKEKVL from the coding sequence GTGCTTAGAGATTTTAATCTTTTAGCTACAACTTCTCGGGGAAATGAGGATGAAGCTTGCTCTGAATTGTGGTATTTGCTTGGAGAAGTGGGAGATTCAGCGGCGACTGTTGATAAAACTGGTGTTGCAGGTTTGATTGTTGCAAAAACCGCGTTTAACCCGTTTGAAGTTATAGAGAAGCTTCACAAAATCTTGCATGAGCGTCCCTACGAATTTCGCTATACTCTTAGGATAATTCCGATAGAGAAGGTTGTCCGCACAGATTTAGGCGCTATTCAGAAGGTTGCTACTGAGTTAAGCACTAAAATAATGAAAAATGAAACGTTCCGCGTGACGGTTGAGAAACGCTTTACAGAGACATCAACAAGAGACATAATTGAGAATGCAGCAGCAAACATAGAAAGAAAAGTTGATTTAAACAAACCCGACAAAATTCTCCTAATCGAAGTTGTCGGCGGATTGACCGGTATCTCCGTCATAAAACCTGACGAAATCTTAGCGGTCATAAAAGAAAAAGTGCTATAA
- a CDS encoding phosphoribosyltransferase produces the protein MELEFESPQWNQIYTMLLNLAEKIRKNKFKPDVIVGVSRGGWPPARVLSDLLNNPNLANVRAEFYIGVAETKGEPCLTQPVSMSVENKRVLVVDEIADTGNSLKLVKEHLLEKGAKEVKIATIYYKPWSIIKPDYYEKETSRWIVFPWEIKETVRKIVKKCREKGTPVEKEIEKLIKSGIPAEIAERFLKEIFEEENC, from the coding sequence ATGGAACTTGAGTTTGAAAGTCCTCAATGGAATCAAATATACACAATGCTTTTGAATTTGGCAGAAAAAATACGCAAAAACAAGTTCAAGCCAGACGTAATTGTGGGCGTTTCCAGAGGTGGTTGGCCACCTGCAAGAGTGCTCTCCGATTTGCTGAACAATCCTAACCTTGCTAATGTCAGAGCAGAATTTTATATTGGAGTTGCAGAAACAAAAGGTGAACCATGTTTAACGCAGCCAGTTTCTATGTCAGTCGAAAATAAGCGAGTACTTGTTGTGGACGAAATTGCGGACACAGGCAACAGTCTAAAGCTAGTTAAAGAGCACTTGCTTGAAAAAGGCGCAAAAGAAGTCAAAATAGCCACAATCTACTACAAGCCGTGGAGCATCATAAAACCAGACTACTACGAAAAGGAAACAAGCCGCTGGATAGTTTTTCCATGGGAAATAAAAGAAACTGTTAGAAAAATAGTCAAAAAATGCAGAGAAAAAGGAACGCCGGTGGAAAAAGAAATCGAGAAACTGATAAAGTCTGGAATTCCAGCAGAAATCGCCGAGAGGTTTTTAAAGGAAATTTTTGAGGAAGAAAATTGCTGA
- the ftcD gene encoding glutamate formimidoyltransferase has product MAEIVECVPNFSTSDPKVVELILNEVRKTRNAFLLDYTFDGYYNRLVVSVVGNKKSVLGAVLGASFKAVELIDMRKHKGQHPRLGAVDVVPFIPIKNVTLEDCIELAKKFGKTLAEKCNVPVYLYGEAQPKPERKDLDWIREGEYEKLAENIIKPERKPDFGPAKFNPKAGATITGARRLMAGFNVNLGTADLVVAKKIAKALHAKKGGFSNVKAMAAFIPEKNITQIGMSIHDFEKTPLYRVFELLKVECARYNVPIVGSEFCGMAPLKALIDVAAYYLKVDNLTEDRVLEIAIHNVMEKGGAFE; this is encoded by the coding sequence ATGGCTGAAATAGTGGAATGCGTGCCTAACTTTAGCACTTCAGACCCGAAAGTTGTTGAATTAATTCTTAACGAGGTTCGAAAAACGCGAAACGCGTTCCTGCTTGATTATACTTTTGATGGTTATTACAATCGGCTTGTAGTTTCAGTTGTCGGTAACAAGAAATCTGTTCTTGGCGCGGTTTTAGGCGCGTCTTTTAAGGCTGTTGAGCTTATTGACATGCGCAAGCATAAGGGTCAGCATCCACGCTTGGGCGCTGTTGACGTTGTCCCGTTTATTCCCATCAAAAACGTAACGTTAGAAGACTGCATTGAGCTTGCGAAAAAATTTGGCAAAACATTAGCAGAAAAATGTAACGTTCCCGTTTATCTTTATGGAGAGGCGCAGCCGAAGCCTGAACGCAAAGATTTAGATTGGATTCGTGAAGGCGAATACGAAAAGCTTGCTGAAAACATCATTAAGCCAGAGCGTAAACCCGATTTTGGTCCAGCCAAGTTTAATCCCAAAGCTGGCGCGACAATAACTGGTGCTCGTAGACTTATGGCTGGTTTTAACGTTAATTTGGGCACTGCAGATTTGGTGGTTGCGAAGAAAATTGCGAAGGCTTTGCACGCGAAAAAAGGCGGCTTTTCAAATGTTAAGGCTATGGCTGCCTTTATTCCTGAAAAGAACATCACGCAGATAGGCATGAGTATACACGATTTTGAAAAGACACCGCTTTATCGAGTGTTTGAACTGTTGAAGGTTGAGTGTGCACGGTATAACGTGCCGATAGTAGGCTCAGAGTTCTGCGGTATGGCTCCTTTAAAAGCTCTTATTGATGTGGCTGCATATTACTTGAAGGTTGACAATTTAACAGAAGACCGCGTTTTAGAAATAGCCATACACAATGTCATGGAGAAAGGCGGTGCCTTTGAATAA
- a CDS encoding imidazolonepropionase, protein MSWRKAVPLNKPVKPRAREKVDLLIVNADELVTLGGGNQKPRVGKQMRELGIIRNGSLAIKDGVVVAVGKTPDVTKVYRAETILSANGKTVLPGFVDPHTHLVFAGSREEEFQMRVEGASYMEILSAGGGILKTVKETRKANVEKLADLGIKTLDIMLEHGTTTVEAKSGYGLTTKDELKILEAAKRINQLHCVNVVSTFLGAHAIPPEFRDNPNGYVNLVVEDMIPKVAEKSLAEFCDVFCERGVFTLEQTRRILVAGKNYGLKPKVHADEMSMLGGAELAADVGAVSAEHLLFSSVEGIKAMAEKGVIAILLPAAAFSLMMGRYADARLMIDSGVPVALATDFNPNCLVENMQLVIAFACHFMRLTSAEAITAATINAAHAVCRAGEVGSLEVGKKADVVILDVPNHKFLGYHFGVNLVDKVIKNGRVVVDREKQGELVLIRETE, encoded by the coding sequence ATGTCATGGAGAAAGGCGGTGCCTTTGAATAAACCCGTCAAACCACGAGCCAGAGAAAAAGTAGACTTGCTCATTGTGAACGCTGATGAACTTGTCACTCTTGGCGGTGGCAACCAGAAACCTCGCGTTGGCAAGCAGATGCGTGAGCTTGGAATAATACGCAATGGTAGTTTAGCGATTAAAGACGGCGTTGTTGTTGCCGTTGGAAAAACGCCTGATGTTACAAAGGTTTACAGAGCAGAAACCATACTGAGCGCTAATGGAAAAACCGTTTTACCCGGTTTTGTTGACCCTCACACGCATTTGGTTTTTGCTGGTTCACGTGAAGAAGAATTTCAAATGCGAGTTGAAGGCGCTTCTTACATGGAAATTCTCAGCGCGGGCGGCGGCATACTCAAGACTGTTAAAGAGACAAGAAAGGCGAATGTGGAAAAGCTTGCTGATTTAGGCATAAAAACGCTTGATATTATGTTAGAGCATGGAACAACCACTGTTGAAGCCAAAAGCGGTTATGGCTTAACAACTAAAGATGAATTAAAGATTTTGGAGGCTGCAAAACGCATAAATCAACTGCATTGCGTGAATGTGGTTTCAACTTTTCTAGGCGCTCACGCTATTCCGCCAGAATTTAGGGATAACCCGAATGGCTACGTTAATCTTGTAGTTGAGGATATGATTCCGAAAGTGGCTGAGAAGAGCTTGGCAGAATTCTGCGATGTTTTCTGTGAAAGGGGCGTTTTCACTCTTGAACAGACTAGACGCATTTTAGTTGCTGGCAAAAATTATGGGTTAAAGCCTAAGGTTCATGCTGATGAGATGAGCATGCTTGGTGGTGCGGAACTTGCGGCTGATGTGGGCGCTGTTTCCGCTGAGCATCTGCTTTTTTCTTCAGTTGAGGGAATAAAAGCCATGGCTGAAAAGGGAGTGATTGCAATTTTGCTTCCCGCCGCCGCCTTTAGCCTTATGATGGGGCGTTATGCAGACGCTAGGTTAATGATTGATTCTGGCGTTCCAGTGGCTTTGGCAACCGATTTTAATCCTAACTGTTTGGTCGAGAATATGCAGTTGGTTATAGCGTTTGCCTGTCATTTTATGAGGTTAACTTCTGCTGAAGCCATTACAGCTGCAACGATAAATGCGGCTCATGCAGTTTGCAGAGCTGGCGAGGTTGGTAGTTTAGAGGTTGGCAAAAAAGCTGATGTCGTTATTTTGGATGTTCCGAATCATAAGTTTCTCGGTTACCATTTTGGCGTAAATCTCGTGGACAAAGTTATCAAAAATGGTAGAGTGGTTGTTGATAGAGAAAAGCAAGGTGAGCTGGTGCTTATTCGCGAGACCGAATAG
- the hutU gene encoding urocanate hydratase, with translation MVKIKRPVKCLTGPELHCKNWQIEGILRMLFNVVDPEVAKDPEKLIVYGGTGKAARNWECFEKIVETLTELEPDETMLIQSGKPVAVFKTHEWAPRALIVNAMLVPKWATWDYFYELEQKGLIMFGQMTAGSWAYIGTQGILQGTYETLAAVAKEHFGGSLRGRFVLTAGLGEMGGAQPLAVTMNDGVALVVEIDKWAIERRLKHKYLEMWTDDLDEAVKLVMEAKRDGVPRSVGLLGNAAEVHPELLKRGIIPDVLTDQTSAHDPLNGYYPAGLSKKEADELRKNDPKEYLRRANESMRVQVETMVKMMRKGAVTFDYGNNLRQQAYNAGFKDAFAYPGFVQRYIRPMFCEGRGPFRWTSLVGNKEDIYTLDNVILREFAYDKELCRWIKKAKEQVKFQGLPARVCWLGFGERARFGKIINEMVAKKELSGPVWIGRDHLDGGSVASPNRETEAMKDGSDAVADWPILNALINAVGGATWVSVHHGGGVGIGYSIHAGMCLVADGTKEAEKRIVTVLTTDPGTAIVRHADAGYEKAQKIAKEKGVKMPMLK, from the coding sequence ATGGTTAAGATTAAGAGACCCGTTAAGTGTTTGACGGGTCCAGAACTGCATTGCAAGAACTGGCAGATTGAAGGCATCCTACGCATGCTTTTTAATGTTGTTGACCCAGAAGTGGCTAAAGACCCAGAAAAGCTCATTGTTTATGGCGGCACGGGCAAGGCTGCGCGAAACTGGGAATGTTTCGAAAAGATTGTTGAGACGTTAACGGAGCTTGAACCTGACGAGACTATGCTTATCCAAAGCGGCAAGCCAGTTGCTGTTTTTAAAACTCATGAGTGGGCTCCTCGGGCTTTAATTGTTAACGCGATGCTTGTGCCGAAGTGGGCTACTTGGGATTACTTTTACGAGTTGGAGCAGAAGGGCTTAATCATGTTTGGGCAGATGACGGCTGGCTCGTGGGCTTACATAGGAACGCAAGGAATTTTGCAAGGCACTTACGAGACTCTTGCGGCTGTTGCAAAAGAGCACTTCGGCGGGTCGTTGCGTGGACGGTTTGTTTTAACTGCTGGTTTGGGCGAGATGGGTGGCGCTCAGCCTTTAGCGGTTACTATGAATGATGGTGTTGCGCTTGTTGTTGAGATTGATAAGTGGGCTATTGAACGTAGGCTCAAGCATAAGTATTTAGAAATGTGGACTGACGATTTAGATGAAGCTGTAAAACTGGTTATGGAAGCAAAACGTGATGGTGTTCCACGCAGTGTAGGCTTGCTTGGTAACGCAGCAGAAGTTCATCCAGAACTGCTAAAGCGTGGAATAATTCCAGATGTTCTAACCGACCAGACTTCAGCACACGACCCGCTGAACGGTTATTATCCTGCTGGATTATCTAAAAAGGAAGCTGATGAGCTTCGAAAGAATGACCCGAAGGAATATCTACGAAGGGCAAACGAAAGCATGCGCGTGCAAGTTGAAACTATGGTTAAGATGATGCGGAAAGGAGCTGTTACTTTTGATTATGGAAACAACCTACGACAACAAGCCTACAACGCCGGATTCAAAGACGCCTTTGCTTATCCAGGCTTTGTTCAGCGCTACATTCGACCCATGTTTTGCGAAGGACGCGGGCCGTTCCGTTGGACTTCGCTTGTTGGTAACAAAGAAGACATTTACACGTTGGATAACGTGATTCTGCGAGAATTCGCCTACGACAAAGAACTGTGCCGCTGGATAAAAAAAGCAAAAGAACAGGTGAAGTTTCAAGGCTTACCTGCACGGGTTTGCTGGCTTGGCTTCGGCGAAAGAGCAAGATTTGGCAAAATAATCAATGAGATGGTAGCTAAAAAAGAGCTTTCTGGACCAGTTTGGATTGGACGAGACCACTTGGACGGCGGAAGCGTGGCTTCACCTAACCGCGAAACAGAAGCCATGAAAGACGGAAGCGACGCAGTGGCTGATTGGCCTATACTCAACGCTTTAATCAACGCTGTTGGCGGCGCGACATGGGTTAGTGTGCATCATGGCGGAGGCGTGGGCATAGGTTACAGCATACACGCTGGCATGTGTCTCGTAGCGGACGGCACGAAAGAAGCAGAAAAGCGCATAGTTACTGTGTTGACAACAGACCCGGGAACAGCAATAGTTAGACACGCGGACGCAGGCTATGAAAAGGCACAAAAAATAGCAAAAGAAAAGGGCGTCAAAATGCCAATGCTAAAGTAG
- a CDS encoding thermosome subunit — MAAAPSGTVPVLVLKEGTGRTTGREAQRNNIMAAKIIAETVKTTLGPRGMDKMLVSSFGDVAITNDGATILKELDVQHPAAKMLVEVAKAQDNEVGDGTTTAAVLTGELLSKAENLLDQNIHPTVIIEGFKKASEKAQEILEKMAIPVSMNDEEKLIDVAVTSMGSKGIAGSKEHFAKLAVDAIKHVAEKKDGKIKADVDLIKVLKKHGKSLEETELVKGMVIDKEVAHPQMPKIVKNAKIALLNAKLEIEKTEFDAKINIESPEQMKLFLDEEERMLREMVEKIAEAGANVVFCEKGIDDLALHFLAKKSILAVKNVSSSDMEKLARATGGKIMASFKDLSRDVLGEAKVVEEVKIGEDKLVYVKECKNPKAVTIVVRGGTEHVIDEAERSLHDALCVVRNAVEDGKIVPGGGAPEAEVARQLREYAVKVGGREQLAIEAFADAVESIPLILAENAGLDPIDIMVALRAKHESAASPSYGVDVFSGKVMDMLELKIVEPLRVKQQVVKSATEAANMILKIDDLIAAKGMEKEKEKKPPKEPSEFGEEY; from the coding sequence ATGGCTGCTGCACCATCTGGTACAGTGCCAGTGTTAGTTTTGAAAGAGGGAACGGGTAGAACTACAGGAAGAGAAGCGCAGAGAAATAACATTATGGCTGCAAAGATAATAGCGGAGACTGTAAAGACCACTTTGGGTCCGAGGGGCATGGACAAGATGTTGGTCAGCAGTTTCGGCGATGTTGCCATAACTAATGACGGCGCTACAATTTTGAAGGAGCTTGATGTTCAGCATCCGGCAGCGAAGATGCTTGTTGAAGTTGCAAAGGCGCAGGATAATGAGGTGGGTGATGGAACGACTACTGCAGCGGTTTTAACTGGAGAGTTGCTTTCTAAGGCTGAAAATTTGCTTGACCAGAACATTCATCCAACAGTGATTATTGAAGGGTTCAAGAAAGCTAGCGAAAAGGCTCAGGAAATTTTGGAGAAAATGGCGATTCCGGTGAGCATGAATGATGAAGAGAAACTTATTGATGTGGCAGTAACATCCATGGGTAGCAAAGGCATCGCTGGCTCCAAAGAGCATTTTGCCAAGCTAGCTGTGGACGCAATTAAACATGTTGCAGAGAAAAAAGATGGAAAAATCAAGGCTGATGTGGACTTGATTAAGGTTCTGAAAAAGCATGGAAAAAGCTTGGAGGAAACAGAGCTTGTCAAAGGCATGGTCATTGACAAGGAAGTTGCGCATCCGCAAATGCCGAAGATTGTCAAAAATGCGAAGATAGCGTTGCTGAATGCGAAGTTGGAGATTGAAAAGACGGAGTTTGACGCTAAAATTAACATTGAAAGTCCAGAGCAGATGAAGCTTTTCTTGGATGAAGAGGAGCGAATGCTTCGTGAAATGGTTGAAAAAATAGCGGAAGCCGGTGCAAATGTAGTCTTTTGTGAGAAGGGCATTGATGATTTGGCTTTGCATTTCTTGGCAAAGAAGAGCATCTTGGCAGTGAAAAACGTAAGCAGTAGTGACATGGAGAAACTTGCGAGAGCTACTGGCGGCAAAATTATGGCTAGCTTTAAAGACTTGTCACGTGATGTTTTGGGAGAAGCAAAGGTTGTTGAAGAGGTCAAGATTGGCGAGGACAAGCTTGTTTATGTTAAGGAGTGCAAGAATCCGAAGGCTGTCACAATTGTTGTCAGAGGCGGAACAGAGCATGTTATTGATGAGGCTGAACGTTCACTGCATGATGCATTGTGTGTTGTTAGAAATGCGGTTGAAGATGGAAAGATTGTTCCTGGTGGTGGTGCACCTGAAGCGGAGGTTGCAAGGCAACTTAGAGAGTATGCAGTGAAGGTTGGCGGTCGAGAGCAGTTGGCAATTGAGGCTTTTGCTGATGCTGTGGAGTCTATTCCTTTGATTTTGGCTGAAAATGCTGGTTTGGACCCTATTGATATTATGGTGGCTTTGCGTGCTAAACATGAAAGCGCTGCTTCACCTTCTTATGGTGTCGATGTGTTTTCTGGTAAGGTCATGGATATGCTGGAGTTGAAAATTGTTGAGCCATTGCGTGTGAAACAGCAAGTGGTGAAGTCCGCGACTGAAGCAGCGAACATGATACTGAAAATTGACGATTTAATCGCAGCGAAGGGCATGGAAAAAGAGAAAGAGAAGAAACCGCCTAAAGAGCCATCAGAGTTCGGCGAAGAATACTAG